One part of the Epinephelus fuscoguttatus linkage group LG12, E.fuscoguttatus.final_Chr_v1 genome encodes these proteins:
- the si:dkeyp-69c1.9 gene encoding uncharacterized protein si:dkeyp-69c1.9 translates to MFIKNANRQNPRRHYEFFQRSRTYRGEPPAVAGFLLYPDTPAKMETTSREAFCFRPVSQQDRGKGDHIAPHTQQGSRRSHPTSSRQTGRGNSSRDGEPGEDEQEGDHDQTAVTTEPHVTEMQSQYQKDFPPPSSSHRRRTPAFPQPDNIGINPAFRIEFSTMQREHYPIWPMMDLRSAGRLREKK, encoded by the exons ATGTTCATCAAAAATGCCAACCGACAAAACCCCCGCCGCCACTATGAATTCTTTCAGCGCAGTCGAACCTACAGGGGGGAACCGCCGGCAGTGGCAG GATTTCTCCTCTACCCGGACACTCCCGCTAAGATGGAGACCACATCACGAGAAGCTTTCTGCTTCAGACCCGTCTCACAACAAGACAGAGGCAAAG GTGATCATATCGCCCCGCACACACAACAGGGGTCTCGCCGTTCTCATCCCACATCCTCGagacaaacaggaagaggaaacagcagcaggGACGGGGAGCCAGGGGAGGACGAGCAAGAGGGCGACCATGATCAGACAGCAGTGACAACTGAACCACACGTGACAGAGATGCAGTCTCAGTACCAGAAAGATTTCCCTCCTCCATCCTCGAGCCACAGGAGGCGAACACCTGCATTCCCACAGCCAGACAACATCGGCATCAACCCTGCCTTCAG GATTGAATTTAGCACCATGCAGAGAGAGCATTACCCCATTTGGCCCATGATGGATCTCAGGAGTGCTGGGAGGCTAAGAGAGAAAAAATGA